In the genome of Mucisphaera calidilacus, one region contains:
- a CDS encoding M48 family metallopeptidase — protein MPLYALALFAALLGYDQLGFRPEPADATLWTVSIAIKIAVALAWWRLCRRVTNNWSDPGITRSINRLYRFGDAYGPATVLLFLLDLALGTLAATRNLMGDLILLDELAALLPTLLLLTWRWVPYEPIDRWLREAVMTRRMIEGQPVYPSGSRTQYVTDQLRHQLAPILLPMVLILGWLETLNLLNPAPTTGLILMITGVAVVMLLAAPLILSAWRTQPVGPGELRDDLEALCARQGVRPGGFRLWITEGRLANAAVLGLAWPLRYVLISDTILDHLPKSQVLGVLAHEVAHVRERHALWLGLGTLVVAWGIELALYVSPFGEALVEAATAAQPDTNQVLLLATLPILVALPWILAMGFLSRRFERQADAAGARELSAHLAPDAQTITPEAADTMCHALGQVASLNGMNPARFMWRHGSIHERQVHLRSLVGKPHDQLPIDNLITSIRRSIIVAGILGIAIGYTTGMIG, from the coding sequence ATGCCGCTCTACGCGCTCGCCCTCTTCGCCGCCCTTCTTGGCTACGACCAACTCGGCTTCCGGCCCGAGCCGGCCGACGCGACCCTCTGGACCGTCTCCATCGCCATCAAGATCGCCGTCGCCCTCGCATGGTGGCGTCTCTGCCGCAGGGTCACCAACAACTGGTCCGATCCAGGCATCACCCGTTCCATCAACCGCCTCTACCGCTTCGGCGACGCCTACGGGCCCGCCACCGTCCTGCTCTTCCTCCTCGACCTGGCCCTGGGCACCCTCGCCGCGACACGCAATCTCATGGGCGACCTCATCCTTCTCGATGAACTCGCCGCCCTGCTCCCCACCCTGCTGCTCCTGACCTGGCGATGGGTCCCCTACGAGCCGATCGACCGCTGGCTACGCGAAGCCGTCATGACCCGCCGCATGATCGAGGGACAGCCCGTCTACCCCAGCGGCTCACGCACCCAGTACGTCACCGACCAGCTCCGTCACCAACTCGCCCCCATCCTCCTGCCGATGGTCCTGATACTCGGCTGGCTCGAAACCCTCAACCTCCTCAACCCCGCCCCCACCACCGGGCTGATCCTGATGATCACCGGCGTCGCCGTCGTCATGCTCCTCGCCGCCCCGCTCATCCTCTCTGCTTGGCGCACCCAGCCCGTCGGCCCGGGTGAACTCCGCGACGACCTCGAAGCGCTCTGCGCCCGCCAGGGCGTACGCCCCGGCGGTTTCCGACTCTGGATCACCGAGGGACGACTCGCCAACGCCGCCGTCCTCGGACTCGCATGGCCCCTCCGCTACGTCCTCATCTCCGACACCATCCTCGACCACCTGCCCAAGTCGCAGGTGCTCGGCGTCCTGGCCCACGAGGTCGCCCACGTCCGCGAACGACACGCCCTCTGGCTCGGGCTCGGCACCCTCGTCGTCGCCTGGGGCATCGAACTCGCTCTCTACGTCTCGCCCTTCGGCGAAGCGCTCGTCGAGGCCGCCACCGCAGCGCAGCCCGACACCAACCAGGTCCTCCTCCTCGCCACCCTCCCGATCCTCGTCGCCCTGCCCTGGATCCTCGCCATGGGCTTCCTCTCGCGACGCTTCGAGCGCCAGGCCGACGCCGCCGGCGCACGCGAACTCTCCGCACACCTCGCCCCCGACGCTCAGACCATCACACCCGAGGCAGCCGACACCATGTGTCACGCCCTCGGGCAGGTCGCCAGCCTCAACGGCATGAACCCCGCACGCTTCATGTGGCGGCACGGCTCGATCCACGAACGACAGGTCCACCTTCGTTCCCTCGTCGGCAAGCCCCACGACCAGCTGCCCATCGACAACCTCATCACCAGCATCCGCCGGTCCATCATCGTCGCGGGTATCCTCGGCATCGCGATCGGATACACCACCGGCATGATCGGATAA
- a CDS encoding ribonuclease HI family protein — translation MRATLQTDGGSRGNPGPAGAGIVLTDPDSTPLAELGIYLGRCTNNVAEYRGLLRGLEVAAEMGITDLTIRIDSELIVKQIRREYRVKSPDLKPLYEQAIEKLETFASWDIDHVRRSGNQRADELANMAMDQRKDVTVHEAFARTDAPEPSGEPEPAAGYLDASGPECPCGQTAGDDHALTPLLDAGWCPHALMALFAACRGGSTSTTCTRCEARIKWNRDPLSH, via the coding sequence ATGCGTGCGACGCTCCAGACCGACGGCGGATCACGTGGAAACCCCGGCCCCGCCGGTGCCGGCATCGTCCTGACCGACCCCGACAGCACACCCCTCGCCGAACTCGGGATCTACCTCGGTCGATGCACCAACAACGTCGCTGAATACCGGGGACTGCTCCGCGGGCTCGAAGTCGCCGCCGAGATGGGCATCACCGACCTCACGATCCGCATCGACTCCGAACTCATCGTCAAGCAGATCCGGCGCGAATACCGCGTGAAATCACCCGACCTTAAACCCCTCTACGAACAAGCCATCGAAAAGCTAGAAACCTTCGCTTCCTGGGACATCGACCACGTCCGACGCTCCGGCAACCAACGCGCCGACGAGCTCGCCAACATGGCCATGGACCAGCGCAAGGACGTCACCGTCCACGAGGCCTTCGCCCGCACCGATGCCCCCGAACCCTCCGGCGAGCCCGAGCCCGCCGCCGGCTACCTCGACGCCAGCGGGCCCGAATGCCCCTGCGGCCAAACTGCTGGCGACGACCACGCCCTCACGCCCCTGCTCGATGCCGGCTGGTGCCCCCACGCCCTGATGGCCCTCTTCGCCGCCTGCCGTGGCGGATCCACCTCCACCACCTGCACCCGCTGCGAAGCACGCATCAAGTGGAATCGCGATCCGCTGAGTCACTGA
- a CDS encoding MBOAT family O-acyltransferase, with protein MLFNSVDYLIYLPLVCWVYYALPRSGRSLFLIGMSYLFYWWWSIPLSLLLVFSTVVDYSAALIIDNARHTLTRRLALLASLTANLGMLALFKYADFFVTSVNTALDQSLLPTLNLVLPLGISFYTFQTMSYTIDVFRGQLRASRNPLDVALYVCFFPQLVAGPIVRADTLIPQFRKHPEADWQQVRSGIAQILWGLAKKVYIADSMAHVANEAYSNPGQMSGLALVFATYAFAVQIYCDFSGYSDIAIGSARILGFELPVNFRSPYLACSIREFWRRWHISLSTWLRDYLYIPLGGNRGTLLRTQVNIMITMLLGGLWHGAGWNWVVWGGLQGLFMIAERLSGMSEQHPPQLFWKLTRWLVTFHLVCVSWVLFRAANLDDALVVFERIATLADGLSFDLTRPAAALAILLLAELIDVRRHVTGWIQRSPTTCLWVTLAAILILILTYKDATNPEFIYFQF; from the coding sequence ATGCTCTTCAACTCCGTTGACTACCTGATCTATCTGCCGCTGGTCTGCTGGGTCTATTACGCCCTGCCGCGCAGCGGCCGCAGCCTCTTCCTGATCGGGATGAGCTACCTTTTCTACTGGTGGTGGAGCATCCCCCTCTCGTTGCTACTCGTCTTCTCGACCGTCGTCGATTACTCCGCCGCCCTCATCATCGACAACGCCCGGCACACGCTCACGAGGCGACTCGCCCTGCTCGCCTCACTCACCGCGAATCTGGGCATGCTCGCCCTGTTCAAGTATGCCGATTTCTTCGTCACGTCCGTTAACACCGCTCTCGACCAGAGCCTTCTGCCCACGCTCAATCTTGTCCTGCCCCTTGGCATCAGCTTCTACACCTTCCAGACCATGAGTTACACCATCGACGTCTTCCGCGGTCAGTTGCGTGCCTCGCGCAATCCGCTCGACGTTGCGCTCTACGTCTGCTTCTTCCCCCAACTCGTCGCCGGGCCGATCGTCCGTGCCGACACGCTCATCCCCCAGTTCCGAAAGCACCCCGAGGCCGACTGGCAGCAGGTGCGCTCGGGCATCGCTCAGATCCTCTGGGGGTTGGCCAAGAAGGTCTACATCGCCGACAGCATGGCACACGTTGCCAACGAGGCCTACAGCAATCCCGGACAGATGTCCGGGCTGGCTCTTGTCTTCGCCACCTACGCCTTCGCCGTCCAGATCTACTGCGACTTCTCCGGGTACAGCGACATCGCCATCGGCTCCGCACGCATTCTCGGCTTCGAACTGCCCGTCAACTTCCGTTCCCCCTACCTCGCCTGCTCCATCCGGGAGTTCTGGCGTCGCTGGCACATCTCCCTCTCCACCTGGCTCCGCGATTACCTCTATATCCCGCTCGGCGGCAACCGAGGCACCCTGCTCCGGACCCAGGTCAACATCATGATCACCATGCTCCTCGGCGGCCTCTGGCACGGTGCCGGCTGGAACTGGGTCGTGTGGGGTGGGCTCCAGGGGCTCTTTATGATCGCGGAGCGTCTCTCGGGCATGAGCGAACAGCACCCGCCGCAGCTTTTCTGGAAACTGACACGCTGGCTCGTGACCTTCCACCTCGTCTGCGTCTCCTGGGTTCTCTTCCGAGCCGCCAATCTTGACGACGCCCTCGTCGTCTTCGAGCGCATCGCCACCCTGGCCGACGGACTCAGCTTCGACCTCACCCGGCCCGCGGCGGCGCTTGCCATCCTGCTCCTGGCCGAGTTGATCGACGTCCGCAGGCACGTCACCGGCTGGATCCAGCGGTCGCCTACCACCTGCCTGTGGGTCACGCTCGCCGCCATCCTCATCCTGATCCTCACCTACAAGGACGCTACGAACCCCGAGTTCATCTACTTCCAGTTCTGA
- a CDS encoding lysylphosphatidylglycerol synthase domain-containing protein: MAGITTVLRHGAVWLITLGLMAWVVVLAWPTLSDAMASAELLSWWWLAGVVLVGMNLVLAGALWYLLHLPLSADRPITFRGMTCLLVGSALMNMVPGPRWGLLGRSIYLKKVHGITIRDSTLALGWVLAVSALIFPLACLPLVSGLWVGFGVWAVMVVVLAWPVASIMRRWFATVTGGGVLVVFAVRSVDVVAQAARLMVAGQLLGFDISLGAALAMGVIGLLTRLASLTPNGLGLTEVALAASAMWLGEIEPEQMASVSLVDRAIETAVVMISGGVCLLLLRAAWSEGVAVSDSADRDST, translated from the coding sequence ATGGCAGGGATTACGACGGTGCTGCGTCATGGGGCGGTGTGGCTGATCACACTGGGTCTGATGGCGTGGGTGGTGGTTCTAGCGTGGCCGACGTTGAGCGATGCCATGGCGTCGGCGGAGCTGCTGTCGTGGTGGTGGCTGGCGGGCGTGGTGCTGGTGGGGATGAATCTCGTTCTCGCTGGGGCGTTGTGGTATCTGCTGCATCTGCCATTGAGCGCGGATCGGCCGATCACCTTTCGCGGGATGACGTGTCTGCTGGTGGGCAGCGCTCTGATGAACATGGTTCCGGGCCCTCGGTGGGGGCTGCTCGGGCGTTCGATCTATCTGAAGAAGGTGCACGGCATCACGATCCGAGACTCGACGCTGGCACTGGGCTGGGTGCTGGCGGTGTCGGCACTGATTTTCCCGCTGGCCTGTCTGCCGCTGGTGAGTGGCTTATGGGTCGGGTTCGGTGTCTGGGCGGTCATGGTCGTTGTGCTCGCCTGGCCGGTTGCTTCGATCATGCGGAGATGGTTCGCGACGGTTACGGGCGGGGGGGTGCTGGTTGTCTTTGCGGTGCGCAGCGTGGACGTGGTGGCACAGGCGGCACGGCTGATGGTGGCGGGGCAGTTGCTGGGGTTTGATATCTCGCTGGGAGCGGCGCTGGCGATGGGGGTGATCGGGCTGCTGACACGGCTGGCCTCGCTGACGCCAAACGGGCTGGGGCTGACGGAGGTGGCGTTGGCGGCGAGCGCGATGTGGCTGGGGGAGATCGAGCCGGAGCAGATGGCGTCGGTGTCGCTGGTGGACCGTGCGATCGAGACGGCGGTGGTGATGATCTCGGGCGGGGTCTGTCTGCTTCTGCTTCGCGCTGCGTGGTCGGAGGGTGTTGCGGTCAGTGACTCAGCGGATCGCGATTCCACTTGA
- a CDS encoding LamG-like jellyroll fold domain-containing protein — protein sequence MSIRTTALAASALTLIAGVAQADVVAHWTFDSEADFLAGMVKDVTGNGNDLYIKDGGTVTPEFAAQFSSDSFNTPYVNNGSVKFNGGRDASNSQAGQFFQTMVDAPVNAMTFDDGYTVEIMFKLEDVYDSSVNRWMGMLSRTEKPNGDSPATFAISNLGEVQWQTQDADREVERAVWSPVLFTPGQPNTLDFIHVAAVNYEDAAGWHVDMYINGFLGSRNIINPDHNGLAAYPDGLTNVGANMWNNGIGNYFNGWIDDIKITDTAIAPSRFSYLPEPASFSLIALGLAGLTRRKG from the coding sequence ATGTCCATCCGTACCACCGCCCTCGCGGCTTCCGCACTCACCCTGATCGCCGGCGTCGCCCAGGCCGACGTCGTCGCCCACTGGACCTTCGACAGCGAAGCCGACTTCCTCGCCGGCATGGTCAAGGATGTCACCGGCAACGGCAACGACCTCTATATCAAGGACGGCGGCACCGTCACCCCCGAGTTCGCGGCTCAGTTCAGCAGCGACTCCTTCAACACCCCCTATGTCAACAACGGCTCGGTCAAGTTCAACGGCGGCCGTGACGCCTCCAACAGCCAGGCCGGCCAGTTCTTCCAGACCATGGTCGACGCCCCCGTCAACGCCATGACCTTCGATGACGGTTACACCGTCGAGATCATGTTCAAGCTCGAGGACGTCTACGACTCCAGCGTCAACCGCTGGATGGGCATGCTCAGCCGCACCGAGAAGCCCAACGGCGACTCCCCCGCCACCTTCGCGATCTCCAACCTCGGCGAGGTCCAGTGGCAGACCCAGGACGCCGACCGCGAGGTCGAACGCGCCGTCTGGTCGCCCGTCCTCTTCACCCCCGGCCAGCCGAACACTCTCGACTTCATCCACGTCGCCGCCGTCAACTACGAAGACGCTGCCGGCTGGCACGTCGACATGTACATCAACGGCTTCCTCGGTTCGCGCAACATCATCAACCCCGATCACAACGGCCTCGCCGCCTACCCCGATGGCCTGACCAACGTCGGCGCCAACATGTGGAACAACGGCATCGGTAACTACTTCAACGGCTGGATCGACGACATCAAGATCACCGACACCGCCATCGCCCCCAGCCGGTTCTCCTACCTCCCCGAGCCCGCTTCCTTCAGCCTGATCGCCCTCGGCCTCGCCGGCCTCACCCGCCGCAAGGGCTGA
- a CDS encoding SGNH/GDSL hydrolase family protein gives MKRMLTPALKLLWQQRIALITALLLLLVGELTLRTLAPEYTNRVYDAYYTGGHPINTSADDTRGRPLDESARNANVRILALGDSVSFGTGVAESDTWPRQLEARLENRAVDAAVLNTSRPGLDLDQARLLLEDRFTEYRPTHVAVVVSGNMVSLAWIRQHDEPRLPDVQPQRTAPDASLKSRLRRAYHQFALPGFLTINIERFTYAIGLRVHNVDPQAPFGSLLAYGYRQNDLDPGTPAEAWSLLAAQIDRLNRSCNRIGAKLLLAYAPSEFALNENWINNLKSVPRARLTLDPEEQLSLSAARIDPSVTFIPLHQALADAAHKDGLYILNDYTHFNPRGHSVIAERFSEHFGASTQPLTADASHRRSQPAPAGQPARAQSSDRSDSPGSTGPAGRR, from the coding sequence ATGAAACGCATGCTCACACCGGCATTGAAACTCCTCTGGCAGCAGCGCATCGCGCTGATCACCGCCCTGCTGCTGCTGCTCGTTGGGGAATTGACCCTTCGAACCCTCGCCCCGGAGTACACCAACCGGGTCTACGACGCCTACTACACCGGCGGACACCCCATCAACACCTCTGCCGACGACACGCGCGGACGCCCGCTCGATGAATCAGCACGCAATGCAAACGTGCGCATCCTCGCGCTGGGCGATTCCGTCTCCTTCGGCACCGGTGTCGCCGAAAGCGATACCTGGCCACGACAACTCGAAGCCCGCCTCGAAAACCGTGCCGTCGACGCCGCCGTCCTCAACACCAGCCGCCCCGGGCTCGACCTCGATCAGGCACGCCTGCTCCTCGAAGATCGCTTCACCGAGTACCGGCCCACTCACGTCGCCGTCGTGGTCTCGGGAAACATGGTGTCACTCGCGTGGATCCGCCAGCACGACGAACCCCGCCTGCCCGACGTTCAGCCCCAACGAACCGCCCCCGACGCCTCACTCAAGAGCCGGCTCAGGCGTGCCTACCACCAGTTCGCGCTGCCCGGTTTCTTGACGATCAACATCGAACGCTTCACCTACGCCATCGGCCTCCGCGTCCACAACGTTGACCCCCAAGCCCCCTTCGGATCGCTACTCGCCTACGGCTACCGGCAGAACGACCTCGACCCCGGGACACCCGCCGAGGCATGGTCCCTCCTCGCCGCGCAGATTGACCGCCTGAACCGGTCCTGCAACCGCATCGGGGCAAAGCTCCTGCTCGCCTACGCACCCAGCGAGTTTGCCCTGAATGAGAACTGGATCAACAACCTCAAATCCGTGCCGCGTGCGCGACTGACGCTCGATCCCGAGGAACAACTGAGTCTCTCGGCCGCCAGGATCGATCCGTCCGTCACCTTCATCCCGCTCCACCAAGCGCTGGCCGATGCCGCCCACAAGGATGGTCTCTACATCCTCAACGACTACACGCACTTCAATCCTCGGGGCCACAGCGTGATCGCCGAGAGGTTCTCAGAGCATTTTGGCGCATCAACGCAACCCCTCACCGCCGACGCATCACACCGCCGATCACAGCCAGCCCCAGCAGGCCAGCCGGCTCGGGCACAGTCGTCTGACCGAAGTGACTCGCCAGGATCGACAGGTCCAGCAGGTCGACGCTGA
- a CDS encoding zinc ribbon domain-containing protein yields MALQDRIRDLSLADQAVRGLSGRLEANQRRQKSQQRKLDQLLNKAAEVSEQLKQQQAIVTTMEKQIGEIDLKVAKHREQMNTVTSNKEYSALLVEMNTLKVEKTKIEEKMLVEMERLEELKNQAAELDEQSGNHKKLVQKAEADVIEAREEVGVKLDEAIAEREKATIDIPPDVLTMFERLGESYEGEAVAPIEEQDRRRREYNCGGCFMSLPVEIINGLIMRRDEVITCPSCRRILYIKQDLMQAIGAKGG; encoded by the coding sequence TTGGCCCTACAGGATCGGATACGTGACCTCTCCCTCGCTGATCAGGCTGTCCGCGGACTGAGCGGCCGACTCGAAGCCAACCAGCGTCGACAGAAATCCCAGCAGCGAAAGCTCGACCAACTGCTCAACAAGGCCGCCGAGGTCAGCGAGCAGCTCAAGCAGCAGCAGGCCATCGTCACCACGATGGAGAAGCAGATCGGCGAGATCGACCTCAAGGTCGCCAAGCACCGCGAGCAGATGAACACCGTCACCAGCAACAAGGAATACTCCGCCCTGCTGGTCGAGATGAACACGCTCAAGGTCGAGAAAACCAAGATCGAGGAGAAGATGCTCGTCGAGATGGAACGCCTGGAGGAACTCAAGAACCAGGCCGCCGAACTCGACGAACAGTCCGGTAACCATAAGAAACTCGTCCAGAAGGCCGAGGCCGATGTTATCGAGGCTCGTGAGGAGGTCGGCGTCAAACTCGACGAGGCCATCGCCGAGCGCGAGAAGGCCACCATCGACATCCCGCCCGACGTCCTCACCATGTTCGAACGCCTTGGCGAGTCCTACGAGGGCGAGGCCGTCGCGCCCATCGAGGAACAGGACCGACGACGACGCGAGTACAACTGTGGCGGCTGCTTCATGTCGCTGCCCGTCGAGATCATCAACGGCCTGATCATGCGCCGCGACGAGGTCATCACCTGCCCCAGCTGCCGACGCATCCTCTACATCAAGCAGGACCTCATGCAGGCCATCGGCGCCAAGGGCGGCTGA
- a CDS encoding LarC family nickel insertion protein yields the protein MPTHLHLDPFSGIAGDMTLGALIHLGVKPEAIDQPLQALGFEPGFTLSAEPVSRHGIGAIDLTVHVNHTHKHEHSHTHAHDHGHSHHHDHDHDHDHDHGHDHGHEHHHRTAKDILELIERLDAPDRAKERARAITRKLAEAEGRVHGMPPEDVHFHEVGAVDSIVDMLGVALALEALDIDTLSCGPMPISRGYVRCAHGLMPVPAPATAYLLEGLPTVGVDRTGELITPTGAAIAAALGTHFGPTPPMKVQSVGYGAGDREDPKVPNLLRAYLGHTHP from the coding sequence ATGCCAACCCACCTTCATCTCGATCCCTTCAGCGGCATCGCCGGCGACATGACCCTCGGTGCCCTTATCCACCTTGGCGTCAAGCCCGAGGCCATTGACCAGCCCCTCCAGGCCCTCGGCTTCGAGCCCGGCTTCACCCTCTCCGCCGAGCCCGTCAGCCGCCACGGCATCGGGGCCATCGACCTAACAGTCCATGTCAACCACACCCACAAGCATGAACACAGTCACACGCATGCGCATGACCACGGCCACAGCCATCACCATGACCACGATCATGATCATGATCATGATCACGGACACGATCACGGCCACGAACACCACCACCGCACCGCCAAAGACATCCTCGAGCTGATCGAGCGACTCGACGCACCCGACCGCGCCAAAGAACGCGCCCGCGCCATCACCCGCAAGCTCGCCGAGGCCGAGGGACGCGTCCACGGCATGCCGCCCGAAGACGTCCACTTCCACGAGGTCGGCGCCGTCGATTCCATCGTCGACATGCTTGGCGTCGCGCTCGCCCTCGAAGCCCTCGACATCGACACCCTCTCCTGCGGCCCCATGCCCATCTCACGCGGCTACGTCCGCTGTGCCCACGGCCTCATGCCCGTCCCCGCGCCCGCCACCGCCTATCTCCTCGAAGGGCTCCCCACCGTCGGCGTTGACCGCACCGGCGAACTCATCACACCCACCGGTGCCGCCATCGCCGCCGCACTCGGCACCCACTTCGGCCCCACACCACCCATGAAAGTCCAGAGCGTCGGTTACGGTGCTGGCGACCGCGAAGACCCCAAGGTCCCCAACCTCCTGCGCGCCTACCTCGGGCACACTCACCCCTGA
- the sppA gene encoding signal peptide peptidase SppA, translated as MNDHPASSGPEQRPPLPPRRPNPPSPPASYPPPPPPRGGGIFSKLMTTVFTSVLILSIVLNLYLGAIVYSMYAGPSELVYREGDPEYRVVILPVDGAIGDATASQVRRSLRSLEANPPAAIVLRVTSPGGGITASDQIWHHLKSFRAVHPEVPVVASFGSVSASGGYYVSTPCDFIMAETTTITGSIGVIATGFTISGMLDKIGVTPEIIASTNSTDKDTGSMYRPWTEQDRDVIRGLLDSGYERFIAVVAEGRDGVLTEDEVRELATGQIFMAQEALDAKLVDGIGYLTDAIDKAVELARVPSSVDPAVMLITEPEGFSPWSLLWSSGPDPESLLTMDAGELRAALLELGMPEVSYRAPLALPGE; from the coding sequence ATGAATGATCATCCGGCCAGCAGTGGTCCCGAGCAGCGACCGCCTCTCCCGCCTCGCCGTCCGAATCCGCCCTCGCCGCCGGCGAGTTATCCGCCTCCTCCTCCGCCCCGTGGCGGTGGGATCTTCTCGAAGCTGATGACGACGGTGTTCACGTCGGTGCTGATCCTCTCGATCGTGCTGAACCTCTACCTGGGTGCGATCGTGTATTCGATGTACGCGGGCCCGTCGGAGCTGGTTTACCGGGAGGGTGATCCTGAGTACCGGGTGGTGATTCTGCCGGTGGACGGCGCGATCGGCGACGCGACGGCGTCGCAGGTGCGTCGGAGTCTGCGATCGCTGGAGGCGAACCCGCCGGCGGCGATCGTGTTGCGTGTGACCTCGCCTGGCGGCGGGATCACGGCGTCGGACCAGATCTGGCATCACCTCAAGTCGTTCCGGGCGGTACACCCTGAGGTGCCGGTGGTGGCGAGTTTCGGGTCGGTCTCGGCGAGCGGCGGCTACTACGTCTCAACGCCTTGTGATTTCATCATGGCCGAGACGACGACGATCACGGGGAGCATCGGTGTGATCGCGACGGGCTTCACGATCAGCGGGATGCTCGACAAGATCGGCGTGACGCCTGAGATCATCGCGTCGACAAACTCGACGGACAAGGACACCGGGAGCATGTACCGGCCGTGGACGGAACAAGACCGTGACGTGATCCGCGGCCTGCTGGACTCGGGTTACGAGCGGTTCATCGCGGTGGTCGCCGAGGGCCGCGACGGCGTCCTGACCGAGGATGAGGTGCGTGAGCTGGCGACGGGTCAGATTTTCATGGCGCAGGAGGCGCTCGACGCGAAGCTGGTCGATGGCATCGGCTATCTGACGGACGCCATCGACAAGGCGGTCGAACTGGCGCGGGTGCCTTCGTCGGTGGACCCCGCGGTGATGCTGATCACGGAGCCGGAGGGGTTCAGCCCCTGGTCGCTGCTGTGGTCATCGGGCCCGGATCCGGAGTCGCTGCTGACAATGGACGCTGGGGAGCTGCGTGCGGCGCTGCTGGAGCTGGGCATGCCAGAGGTGAGTTACCGGGCGCCGCTAGCGTTGCCGGGTGAGTGA
- a CDS encoding metallophosphoesterase: MSSSKLSCALIAACVSSLAATDTASAEAFSLVALPDTQFYSRYRPASQYLNFENPYLTQMNWLVDNAAARNIAFTIHLGDVVDQSWVEEEWVFADQMHQILDDADINYGVARGNHDLYGDSFVTHFGPHRFADMPTYQGSDPSGINSYHVFEGGGREFLVLFTDWRNSAEEIAWFQSVLDANPDKPTILVSHEILGPNHANPDQPNVSGNGQLLWDEIIADNDQIFMTLNGHNQGNAKQVVLNNHGNEVIQILADYQFNPFNGTGYLLELTFDDEANTIEANTFSPWITAANEAGIVIPPFFNVPEELTDPAARFVYEVNFDERFGVVPEPASLALLTLGALGTLRRR; the protein is encoded by the coding sequence ATGTCTTCGTCCAAGCTATCCTGCGCTCTCATCGCAGCCTGTGTCAGCAGCCTCGCCGCCACAGACACAGCCAGCGCCGAGGCCTTCTCCCTCGTCGCCCTGCCCGACACCCAGTTCTACAGCCGCTACCGGCCTGCGTCCCAATACCTCAATTTCGAGAACCCTTACCTCACGCAGATGAACTGGCTCGTCGACAACGCGGCGGCACGGAACATCGCCTTCACCATCCACCTCGGCGACGTGGTCGACCAGTCGTGGGTAGAGGAAGAATGGGTCTTCGCCGACCAGATGCACCAGATCCTCGACGACGCCGACATCAACTACGGCGTTGCACGCGGCAACCACGACCTCTACGGCGACAGCTTCGTCACCCACTTCGGCCCCCACCGCTTCGCGGACATGCCCACCTATCAGGGCTCCGACCCCAGCGGCATCAACAGCTACCACGTCTTCGAGGGCGGCGGTCGCGAGTTCCTCGTCCTCTTTACCGACTGGCGCAACAGCGCCGAGGAGATCGCCTGGTTCCAGAGCGTCCTCGACGCCAACCCCGACAAGCCCACCATCCTCGTCTCCCACGAGATCCTCGGCCCCAACCACGCCAACCCCGATCAGCCCAATGTCTCGGGCAACGGCCAGCTTCTCTGGGACGAGATCATCGCCGACAACGACCAGATCTTCATGACCCTCAACGGCCACAACCAGGGCAACGCCAAGCAGGTCGTGCTCAACAACCATGGCAACGAGGTCATCCAGATCCTCGCCGACTACCAGTTCAACCCCTTCAACGGCACCGGCTACCTCCTCGAACTCACCTTCGACGACGAGGCCAACACCATCGAGGCCAACACCTTCTCGCCCTGGATCACCGCCGCCAACGAGGCCGGCATCGTGATCCCGCCCTTCTTCAACGTGCCCGAGGAACTCACCGACCCCGCCGCCAGGTTCGTCTACGAGGTCAACTTTGACGAGCGCTTCGGCGTCGTCCCCGAACCCGCCAGCCTCGCGCTGCTGACGCTCGGCGCCCTCGGCACCCTGCGTCGCCGCTGA